Proteins from a genomic interval of Capsicum annuum cultivar UCD-10X-F1 chromosome 4, UCD10Xv1.1, whole genome shotgun sequence:
- the LOC107866947 gene encoding nucleolar complex-associated protein 3 isoform X1, which yields MKYKLNISPSLLLPSLSLFLLSAVSLSSRCLVSLIGGDGDGTSVCNRFAGAGGISSSSLASACDRKFLEEAFFTVQKTRAYFKRFQVKFKRRDYIMGKKMGKKRQKIVLPPELPPEIPDEAVEVSDEDVQFVSENQEYTGFMSNLDTKTINKQVTRVADVKEDELESLYERRLKKKALDKETEKQGLEVDPVDALPVKTLDGKLHYRTVPKATQKSENEDKDEDNTNNKDAGTDASVVKRTKAEKRAQLKKMRKEAKKHSKEVAAVEDVEQIPHAEVLDEVRKDMTAEEANEKKKFRLAELGTALLTDPELNIKSLKEMLEISKDGDRDIVVLALKSLLAVFRDIIPGYRIRLPTEKEQEMKVSKAVKKMRFYESTLLSAYKAYIQKLIAIEKQDVYKRVAVRCICTLLEAVPHFNLRENLLAAVIRNISSEDDISRKLCCATVKSLFINEGKHGGEATVEAVQMIADLAKAHDCQLHPDSIEVFMSLTFDEDLGKHEAQDASSKFKSKNAKRKNLKEQKVLAANERKRTRKEMMSKTLEEVTAELKAASLATDVTERRRMQTDVLSAVFETYFRVLKHALKPRSEAGSSPELAGSHPLLTPCLNGIGKFCQLIDLDFMSDLMNFLRKLARSGNDSDGSSKDVSACLTVSERLQCCIVAFRVMRNNLNALNVDLQDFFIQLYNLIIEYRPGRDNGEILAEALKIMLCDDRQHDMQRAAAFIKRLATFSLYSGSAEAMAALVTLKHLLQKNVKCRNLLENDAGGGSVSGAIAKYQPYATDPNLSGALASVLWELNLLSKHYHPAVSTLASNISMLSTSDNQIHLSNKSPQQAFKELSLEQESFSVKVDPKNSNAKRGKGNASLKHNSMGPDLDLTVQVDENAVKSKLSEHYSLLHDIAENERLRRELAETTLSLNLHEQYKKQRKRRTK from the exons ATTATATAATGGGGAAGAAAATGGGGAAGAAAAGGCAGAAGATTGTGCTACCGCCGGAGCTTCCACCGGAAATTCCTGATGAAGCAGTTGAAGTATCAGACGAGGACGTGCAATTCGTAAGCGAAAATCAAGAATATACTGGCTTCATGTCCAATTTGGATACCAAGACAATTAATAA GCAAGTTACTCGTGTTGCCGATGTGAAAGAAGATGAGCTGGAGTCTCTGTATGAAAGGCGGTTAAAGAAGAAGGCACTTGATAAAGAAACAGAAAAACAAGGGCTAGAGGTTGATCCTGTGGATGCTCTTCCCGTGAAAACATTAGATGGAAAACTTCATTACAGGACAG TGCCAAAGGCTACACAAAAATCTGAAAACGAAGATAAAGATGAAGATAATACTAACAACAAAGATGCTGGTACTGATGCAAGTGTGGTGAAGCGGACTAAAGCAGAGAAGCGTGCAcaattgaagaaaatgaggaaagAGGCTAAGAAACATTCAAAAGAGGTGGCAGCAGTAGAGGATGTTGAGCAAATACCTCACGCTGAAGTCTTG GACGAGGTGAGAAAAGATATGACAGCTGAAGAGGCCAATGAAAAAAAGAAGTTTAGACTAGCTGAACTGGGAACTGCACTGCTTACAGATCCTGAATTGAACATCAAATCTCTAAAGGAGATGCTGGAGATTTCTAAAGACGGTGATCGTGATATAGTGGTACTCGCCCTTAAGTCTTTATTGGCTGTTTTCAGAGATATCATTCCTGG GTATCGGATCCGGCTGCCAACTGAAAAGGAGCAGGAGATGAAAGTTTCAAAGGCTGTTAAGAAAATGCGGTTCTATGAATCTACCCTCTTATCTGCTTATAAG GCGTATATACAGAAGTTGATAGCCATAGAAAAGCAGGATGTATACAAACGTGTCGCAGTTCGCTGCATCTGTACTTTACTCGAGGCAGTTCCACACTTCAATTTACGAGAGAATTTGTTAGCTGCTGTCATAAGAAACATAAGCTCTGAGGATGACATATCGAG GAAACTTTGCTGTGCTACTGTTAAGTCACTTTTCATCAATGAGGGGAAGCATGGTGGTGAGGCAACTGTGGAAGCTGTTCAAATGATCGCAGACCTTGCTAAAGCTCATGATTGTCAGCTACATCCTGATTCCATTGAG GTGTTTATGTCTCTGACATTTGATGAGGATCTTGGAAAACATGAAGCTCAAGATGCCAGTAGTAAATTTAAAAGCAAAAATGCTAAAAGAAAGAACCTTAAGGAGCAGAAAGTATTAGCTGCCAACGAGAGAAAGAGAACACGGAAAGAGATGATGTCAAAGACACTAGAAGAG GTCACTGCAGAATTAAAGGCTGCTTCATTAGCCACAGATGTTACTGAAAGGAGAAGGATGCAGACTGATGTATTATCAGCTGTTTTTGAGACATACTTTCGGGTCCTAAAGCATGCATTAAAGCCTAG ATCAGAAGCAGGTTCCTCACCTGAGCTAGCTGGAAGTCATCCTCTTCTTACTCCTTGCCTTAATGGAATTGGGAAATTTTGCCAGCTTATTGACTTAGATTTCATGTCCGATCTCATGAATTTTCTGAGAAAGCTTGCCAGAAGTGGCAATGACTCTGATGGCTCTTCCAAGGATGTTTCAGCATGTCTGACAGTATCTGAAAGGCTCCAGTGTTGCATTGTCGCTTTCAGAGTGATGAGAAACAATTTGAATGCACTGAATGTTGATCTTCAGGATTTCTTTATCCAACTTTACAATCTGATAATTGAGTACAGGCCAGGAAG GGATAATGGTGAAATCCTTGCTGAAGCTTTGAAGATAATGCTTTGTGATGATCGACAACATGACATGCAAAGGGCTGCAGCTTTTATAAAACGTTTAGCTACATTCTCTTTATACTCGGGGTCTGCAGAGGCCATGGCTG CCTTGGTTACTTTGAAGCATCTCCTTCAGAAGAACGTCAAATGCCGGAACTTATTAGAAAATGATGCTGGAGGTGGCTCTGTTTCTGGTGCCATAGCG AAATATCAGCCTTATGCAACTGACCCTAACCTTAGCGGTGCACTTGCTTCAGTGCTTTGGGAGCTGAACCTCTTGTCAAAGCATTACCACCCGGCTGTTTCTACATTGGCTTCCAACATTTCTATGTTGAGCACTAGTGATAACCAGATTCACCTGTCCAACAAATCTCCTCAACAAGCTTTTAAGGAGTTGTCACTTGAGCAAGAATCGTTCAGCGTAAAAGTTGACCCCAAAAACTCAAATGCCAAGAGAGGAAAAGGGAATGCCTCACTAAAGCATAATAGTATGGGGCCTGATCTTGATCTCACTGTTCAAGTTGATGAAAATGCTGTTAAAAGTAAACTGTCAGAGCATTACTCACTGCTGCATGACATAGCTGAAAATGAAAGATTAAGAAGGGAATTGGCTGAAACAACATTGTCTTTGAATCTACATGAACAATATAAAAAGCAGAGGAAAAGAAGAACAAAGTAG
- the LOC107866947 gene encoding nucleolar complex-associated protein 3 isoform X2 — translation MKYKLNISPSLLLPSLSLFLLSAVSLSSRCLVSLIGGDGDGAGGISSSSLASACDRKFLEEAFFTVQKTRAYFKRFQVKFKRRDYIMGKKMGKKRQKIVLPPELPPEIPDEAVEVSDEDVQFVSENQEYTGFMSNLDTKTINKQVTRVADVKEDELESLYERRLKKKALDKETEKQGLEVDPVDALPVKTLDGKLHYRTVPKATQKSENEDKDEDNTNNKDAGTDASVVKRTKAEKRAQLKKMRKEAKKHSKEVAAVEDVEQIPHAEVLDEVRKDMTAEEANEKKKFRLAELGTALLTDPELNIKSLKEMLEISKDGDRDIVVLALKSLLAVFRDIIPGYRIRLPTEKEQEMKVSKAVKKMRFYESTLLSAYKAYIQKLIAIEKQDVYKRVAVRCICTLLEAVPHFNLRENLLAAVIRNISSEDDISRKLCCATVKSLFINEGKHGGEATVEAVQMIADLAKAHDCQLHPDSIEVFMSLTFDEDLGKHEAQDASSKFKSKNAKRKNLKEQKVLAANERKRTRKEMMSKTLEEVTAELKAASLATDVTERRRMQTDVLSAVFETYFRVLKHALKPRSEAGSSPELAGSHPLLTPCLNGIGKFCQLIDLDFMSDLMNFLRKLARSGNDSDGSSKDVSACLTVSERLQCCIVAFRVMRNNLNALNVDLQDFFIQLYNLIIEYRPGRDNGEILAEALKIMLCDDRQHDMQRAAAFIKRLATFSLYSGSAEAMAALVTLKHLLQKNVKCRNLLENDAGGGSVSGAIAKYQPYATDPNLSGALASVLWELNLLSKHYHPAVSTLASNISMLSTSDNQIHLSNKSPQQAFKELSLEQESFSVKVDPKNSNAKRGKGNASLKHNSMGPDLDLTVQVDENAVKSKLSEHYSLLHDIAENERLRRELAETTLSLNLHEQYKKQRKRRTK, via the exons ATTATATAATGGGGAAGAAAATGGGGAAGAAAAGGCAGAAGATTGTGCTACCGCCGGAGCTTCCACCGGAAATTCCTGATGAAGCAGTTGAAGTATCAGACGAGGACGTGCAATTCGTAAGCGAAAATCAAGAATATACTGGCTTCATGTCCAATTTGGATACCAAGACAATTAATAA GCAAGTTACTCGTGTTGCCGATGTGAAAGAAGATGAGCTGGAGTCTCTGTATGAAAGGCGGTTAAAGAAGAAGGCACTTGATAAAGAAACAGAAAAACAAGGGCTAGAGGTTGATCCTGTGGATGCTCTTCCCGTGAAAACATTAGATGGAAAACTTCATTACAGGACAG TGCCAAAGGCTACACAAAAATCTGAAAACGAAGATAAAGATGAAGATAATACTAACAACAAAGATGCTGGTACTGATGCAAGTGTGGTGAAGCGGACTAAAGCAGAGAAGCGTGCAcaattgaagaaaatgaggaaagAGGCTAAGAAACATTCAAAAGAGGTGGCAGCAGTAGAGGATGTTGAGCAAATACCTCACGCTGAAGTCTTG GACGAGGTGAGAAAAGATATGACAGCTGAAGAGGCCAATGAAAAAAAGAAGTTTAGACTAGCTGAACTGGGAACTGCACTGCTTACAGATCCTGAATTGAACATCAAATCTCTAAAGGAGATGCTGGAGATTTCTAAAGACGGTGATCGTGATATAGTGGTACTCGCCCTTAAGTCTTTATTGGCTGTTTTCAGAGATATCATTCCTGG GTATCGGATCCGGCTGCCAACTGAAAAGGAGCAGGAGATGAAAGTTTCAAAGGCTGTTAAGAAAATGCGGTTCTATGAATCTACCCTCTTATCTGCTTATAAG GCGTATATACAGAAGTTGATAGCCATAGAAAAGCAGGATGTATACAAACGTGTCGCAGTTCGCTGCATCTGTACTTTACTCGAGGCAGTTCCACACTTCAATTTACGAGAGAATTTGTTAGCTGCTGTCATAAGAAACATAAGCTCTGAGGATGACATATCGAG GAAACTTTGCTGTGCTACTGTTAAGTCACTTTTCATCAATGAGGGGAAGCATGGTGGTGAGGCAACTGTGGAAGCTGTTCAAATGATCGCAGACCTTGCTAAAGCTCATGATTGTCAGCTACATCCTGATTCCATTGAG GTGTTTATGTCTCTGACATTTGATGAGGATCTTGGAAAACATGAAGCTCAAGATGCCAGTAGTAAATTTAAAAGCAAAAATGCTAAAAGAAAGAACCTTAAGGAGCAGAAAGTATTAGCTGCCAACGAGAGAAAGAGAACACGGAAAGAGATGATGTCAAAGACACTAGAAGAG GTCACTGCAGAATTAAAGGCTGCTTCATTAGCCACAGATGTTACTGAAAGGAGAAGGATGCAGACTGATGTATTATCAGCTGTTTTTGAGACATACTTTCGGGTCCTAAAGCATGCATTAAAGCCTAG ATCAGAAGCAGGTTCCTCACCTGAGCTAGCTGGAAGTCATCCTCTTCTTACTCCTTGCCTTAATGGAATTGGGAAATTTTGCCAGCTTATTGACTTAGATTTCATGTCCGATCTCATGAATTTTCTGAGAAAGCTTGCCAGAAGTGGCAATGACTCTGATGGCTCTTCCAAGGATGTTTCAGCATGTCTGACAGTATCTGAAAGGCTCCAGTGTTGCATTGTCGCTTTCAGAGTGATGAGAAACAATTTGAATGCACTGAATGTTGATCTTCAGGATTTCTTTATCCAACTTTACAATCTGATAATTGAGTACAGGCCAGGAAG GGATAATGGTGAAATCCTTGCTGAAGCTTTGAAGATAATGCTTTGTGATGATCGACAACATGACATGCAAAGGGCTGCAGCTTTTATAAAACGTTTAGCTACATTCTCTTTATACTCGGGGTCTGCAGAGGCCATGGCTG CCTTGGTTACTTTGAAGCATCTCCTTCAGAAGAACGTCAAATGCCGGAACTTATTAGAAAATGATGCTGGAGGTGGCTCTGTTTCTGGTGCCATAGCG AAATATCAGCCTTATGCAACTGACCCTAACCTTAGCGGTGCACTTGCTTCAGTGCTTTGGGAGCTGAACCTCTTGTCAAAGCATTACCACCCGGCTGTTTCTACATTGGCTTCCAACATTTCTATGTTGAGCACTAGTGATAACCAGATTCACCTGTCCAACAAATCTCCTCAACAAGCTTTTAAGGAGTTGTCACTTGAGCAAGAATCGTTCAGCGTAAAAGTTGACCCCAAAAACTCAAATGCCAAGAGAGGAAAAGGGAATGCCTCACTAAAGCATAATAGTATGGGGCCTGATCTTGATCTCACTGTTCAAGTTGATGAAAATGCTGTTAAAAGTAAACTGTCAGAGCATTACTCACTGCTGCATGACATAGCTGAAAATGAAAGATTAAGAAGGGAATTGGCTGAAACAACATTGTCTTTGAATCTACATGAACAATATAAAAAGCAGAGGAAAAGAAGAACAAAGTAG
- the LOC107866947 gene encoding nucleolar complex-associated protein 3 isoform X3 has translation MGKKMGKKRQKIVLPPELPPEIPDEAVEVSDEDVQFVSENQEYTGFMSNLDTKTINKQVTRVADVKEDELESLYERRLKKKALDKETEKQGLEVDPVDALPVKTLDGKLHYRTVPKATQKSENEDKDEDNTNNKDAGTDASVVKRTKAEKRAQLKKMRKEAKKHSKEVAAVEDVEQIPHAEVLDEVRKDMTAEEANEKKKFRLAELGTALLTDPELNIKSLKEMLEISKDGDRDIVVLALKSLLAVFRDIIPGYRIRLPTEKEQEMKVSKAVKKMRFYESTLLSAYKAYIQKLIAIEKQDVYKRVAVRCICTLLEAVPHFNLRENLLAAVIRNISSEDDISRKLCCATVKSLFINEGKHGGEATVEAVQMIADLAKAHDCQLHPDSIEVFMSLTFDEDLGKHEAQDASSKFKSKNAKRKNLKEQKVLAANERKRTRKEMMSKTLEEVTAELKAASLATDVTERRRMQTDVLSAVFETYFRVLKHALKPRSEAGSSPELAGSHPLLTPCLNGIGKFCQLIDLDFMSDLMNFLRKLARSGNDSDGSSKDVSACLTVSERLQCCIVAFRVMRNNLNALNVDLQDFFIQLYNLIIEYRPGRDNGEILAEALKIMLCDDRQHDMQRAAAFIKRLATFSLYSGSAEAMAALVTLKHLLQKNVKCRNLLENDAGGGSVSGAIAKYQPYATDPNLSGALASVLWELNLLSKHYHPAVSTLASNISMLSTSDNQIHLSNKSPQQAFKELSLEQESFSVKVDPKNSNAKRGKGNASLKHNSMGPDLDLTVQVDENAVKSKLSEHYSLLHDIAENERLRRELAETTLSLNLHEQYKKQRKRRTK, from the exons ATGGGGAAGAAAATGGGGAAGAAAAGGCAGAAGATTGTGCTACCGCCGGAGCTTCCACCGGAAATTCCTGATGAAGCAGTTGAAGTATCAGACGAGGACGTGCAATTCGTAAGCGAAAATCAAGAATATACTGGCTTCATGTCCAATTTGGATACCAAGACAATTAATAA GCAAGTTACTCGTGTTGCCGATGTGAAAGAAGATGAGCTGGAGTCTCTGTATGAAAGGCGGTTAAAGAAGAAGGCACTTGATAAAGAAACAGAAAAACAAGGGCTAGAGGTTGATCCTGTGGATGCTCTTCCCGTGAAAACATTAGATGGAAAACTTCATTACAGGACAG TGCCAAAGGCTACACAAAAATCTGAAAACGAAGATAAAGATGAAGATAATACTAACAACAAAGATGCTGGTACTGATGCAAGTGTGGTGAAGCGGACTAAAGCAGAGAAGCGTGCAcaattgaagaaaatgaggaaagAGGCTAAGAAACATTCAAAAGAGGTGGCAGCAGTAGAGGATGTTGAGCAAATACCTCACGCTGAAGTCTTG GACGAGGTGAGAAAAGATATGACAGCTGAAGAGGCCAATGAAAAAAAGAAGTTTAGACTAGCTGAACTGGGAACTGCACTGCTTACAGATCCTGAATTGAACATCAAATCTCTAAAGGAGATGCTGGAGATTTCTAAAGACGGTGATCGTGATATAGTGGTACTCGCCCTTAAGTCTTTATTGGCTGTTTTCAGAGATATCATTCCTGG GTATCGGATCCGGCTGCCAACTGAAAAGGAGCAGGAGATGAAAGTTTCAAAGGCTGTTAAGAAAATGCGGTTCTATGAATCTACCCTCTTATCTGCTTATAAG GCGTATATACAGAAGTTGATAGCCATAGAAAAGCAGGATGTATACAAACGTGTCGCAGTTCGCTGCATCTGTACTTTACTCGAGGCAGTTCCACACTTCAATTTACGAGAGAATTTGTTAGCTGCTGTCATAAGAAACATAAGCTCTGAGGATGACATATCGAG GAAACTTTGCTGTGCTACTGTTAAGTCACTTTTCATCAATGAGGGGAAGCATGGTGGTGAGGCAACTGTGGAAGCTGTTCAAATGATCGCAGACCTTGCTAAAGCTCATGATTGTCAGCTACATCCTGATTCCATTGAG GTGTTTATGTCTCTGACATTTGATGAGGATCTTGGAAAACATGAAGCTCAAGATGCCAGTAGTAAATTTAAAAGCAAAAATGCTAAAAGAAAGAACCTTAAGGAGCAGAAAGTATTAGCTGCCAACGAGAGAAAGAGAACACGGAAAGAGATGATGTCAAAGACACTAGAAGAG GTCACTGCAGAATTAAAGGCTGCTTCATTAGCCACAGATGTTACTGAAAGGAGAAGGATGCAGACTGATGTATTATCAGCTGTTTTTGAGACATACTTTCGGGTCCTAAAGCATGCATTAAAGCCTAG ATCAGAAGCAGGTTCCTCACCTGAGCTAGCTGGAAGTCATCCTCTTCTTACTCCTTGCCTTAATGGAATTGGGAAATTTTGCCAGCTTATTGACTTAGATTTCATGTCCGATCTCATGAATTTTCTGAGAAAGCTTGCCAGAAGTGGCAATGACTCTGATGGCTCTTCCAAGGATGTTTCAGCATGTCTGACAGTATCTGAAAGGCTCCAGTGTTGCATTGTCGCTTTCAGAGTGATGAGAAACAATTTGAATGCACTGAATGTTGATCTTCAGGATTTCTTTATCCAACTTTACAATCTGATAATTGAGTACAGGCCAGGAAG GGATAATGGTGAAATCCTTGCTGAAGCTTTGAAGATAATGCTTTGTGATGATCGACAACATGACATGCAAAGGGCTGCAGCTTTTATAAAACGTTTAGCTACATTCTCTTTATACTCGGGGTCTGCAGAGGCCATGGCTG CCTTGGTTACTTTGAAGCATCTCCTTCAGAAGAACGTCAAATGCCGGAACTTATTAGAAAATGATGCTGGAGGTGGCTCTGTTTCTGGTGCCATAGCG AAATATCAGCCTTATGCAACTGACCCTAACCTTAGCGGTGCACTTGCTTCAGTGCTTTGGGAGCTGAACCTCTTGTCAAAGCATTACCACCCGGCTGTTTCTACATTGGCTTCCAACATTTCTATGTTGAGCACTAGTGATAACCAGATTCACCTGTCCAACAAATCTCCTCAACAAGCTTTTAAGGAGTTGTCACTTGAGCAAGAATCGTTCAGCGTAAAAGTTGACCCCAAAAACTCAAATGCCAAGAGAGGAAAAGGGAATGCCTCACTAAAGCATAATAGTATGGGGCCTGATCTTGATCTCACTGTTCAAGTTGATGAAAATGCTGTTAAAAGTAAACTGTCAGAGCATTACTCACTGCTGCATGACATAGCTGAAAATGAAAGATTAAGAAGGGAATTGGCTGAAACAACATTGTCTTTGAATCTACATGAACAATATAAAAAGCAGAGGAAAAGAAGAACAAAGTAG